In Phragmites australis chromosome 16, lpPhrAust1.1, whole genome shotgun sequence, one DNA window encodes the following:
- the LOC133895064 gene encoding uncharacterized protein LOC133895064, producing the protein MEAGTVEVAAGPRPVDAASEAGMAEVAVGPRPVDAAAEARTQPSPERPASVEPTPGVPSPGRMMALQPLGSPNPPEEARGEPNAQPVPDRPADPFLVAIECIQVAVERLGAAVDVKEEQLEAERARLDLERRAANEEEQNAVEENHAAAAREQKLLEDTRAEIAQEREVLGSAHAEAAREREDAARLAEASRHQAAKALARERRAQEREEAVASREMEAEALEADLTYREGEAARAHADFQLWAADLQSIEGDLRCWEADVAIREFDTEITAADLGAREDLLSRREGEAAEAAVAVAAREEQNAKHEKELIAREQALSELVAQAKQAAGPAPDAGSSGAAGGQGLEEQLRAAKERLEAAFAARVNLQQIT; encoded by the exons ATGGAGGCGGGGACGGTGGAAGTGGCGGCCGGGCCAAGGCCAGTGGACGCGGCGTCCGAGGCTGGGATGGCAGAAGTGGCGGTCGGGCCAAGGCCAGTGGACGCGGCGGCTGAGGCGAGGACGCAGCCGTCACCCGAGCGCCCGGCGtcggtcgaacctaccccgggcgtgccgagcccggggcggatgatggcgttGCAGCCTTTGGGGTCCCCTAACCCCCCGGAGGAGGCTCGCGGGGAACCCAACGCCCAACCGGTGCCCgaccggcctgccgaccccttcctggtcGCGATCGAGTGcatccaggtggcggtcgagcggctgggcgcggcggtggacgtgAAGGAGGAGCAGCTTGAAGCGGAGCGCGCCAGGCTAgacttggagagg cgcgccgccaacgaggaggaACAAAACGCCGTGGAAGAGAAccacgcggcggccgcgcgggagcagaagcttttggaggatacccgcgcAGAGAtcgcgcaggagcgggaggttTTGGGGAGCGCCCACGCAGAGgctgcgcgggagcgagaagacgccgcccgcctggctgaggcatcgcggCACCAGGCTGCcaaggcccttgccagggagaggcgggcgcaggagcgggaggaggcagtCGCGAGCCGCGAGATGGAGGCGGAGGCCCTCGAGGCCGACCTGACCTATCGGGAGGGCGAGGCCGCCCGGGCTCACGCTGACTTCCAGCTTTGGGCAGCGGACCTCCAGAGCATTGAAGGGGACCTCCGATGCTGGGAGGCGGATGTCGCCATCCGGGAGTTCGACACCGAAATCACGGCGGCGgacctgggcgcccgggaggacttgCTATCCCGTCGGGAGggtgaggctgccgaggcggcggtggccgtcgctgccagggaggagcagaATGCTAAGCACGAGAAGGAGCTGATCGCCCGCGAGCAGGctctgtccgaactggtggctcAGGCGAAGCAGGCCGCCGGCCCTGCACCCGACGCCGGGTCTTCtggcgcggccgggggccagggtctcgaggagcagctgcgggccgcaAAGGAGAGGCTCGAGGCTGCCTTTGCcgcgcgggtcaacctgcagcagat TACTTAG
- the LOC133894727 gene encoding reticulon-like protein B21 isoform X1 — protein MQPGSTASGTTTGGRRRVSVQSTRGVGASASGAGSASVWEARRRMDEVKGGVKVFRAGAGDEPADEEGMRVYRRLHRNQSEGGAGGANAAAKKRRNWKASEPVTAIGELRKSRSDAGAAAAVATSGVVARRAMARLTTPEKKVAPAGGEVKEVVVIEVAKAPLEEAKNMVQQAEELDDDEDELGEELETEEEKQMLDQDHMAIDEDETALHQVDDDQDLEPPAKAGIKPSPSLEEERAANPGPVKPPPEKKLASAIDLRAMNPEPMTPPPVEKKPTPIIVHRMTNAEPAKLFPEKKALPSTGRRIQKQEPVSTPPVEEEYEEIQDKPSAPSRSHARMQNIVDLVMWRDVSKSALVFGLGTFLLISSSYAKDLNFNTITAASYAGLIYLGLRFFSKSILNRSENMDCDDERCYLVGEEEAIWLLRLVLPYINEVLLNLRSLFSGEPGTTMKLALLLFALARCGNFVTLWTLAKLVFFGVFIIPKVCSSYSTQLARYGRFWLERFRDAWESCSHKKAVVAAVFTLVWNVSSTVVRVWAVFMLLVAMKCYQQRMVDFGWSSTVEGAQEAMVGAQREEPPAKAGTASPKDETEGFRAAAPQHRRAPVCSPVSGEFARERLRVRGGIQPR, from the exons ATGCAGCCGGGGAGCACGGCCAGTGGTACTACTACCGGTGGACGGAGGCGTGTGTCGGTGCAGTCCACGAGGGGTGTCGGCGCGTCGGCATCGGGGGCGGGGTCGGCGTCGGTGTGGGAGGCGCGGAGGAGGATGGACGAGGTCAAGGGCGGCGTCAAGGTCTTCAGAGCCGGCGCTGGCGACGAGCCGGCCGACGAGGAAGGGATGCGGGTGTACCGCCGCCTGCACCGCAACCAGAgcgagggcggcgccggcggtgcCAACGCGGCggcgaagaagaggaggaattGGAAAGCGTCCGAGCCGGTCACCGCGATCGGGGAGCTGCGCAAATCGAGGTCCGACGCCGGGGCGGCGGCTGCTGTGGCGACCTCCGGGGTGGTCGCGAGGCGGGCCATGGCGAGGCTCACCACGCCGGAGAAGAAGGTAGCGCCCGCGGGCGGCGAGGTGAAGGAGGTGGTGGTCATCGAGGTGGCGAAGGCCCCATTGGAGGAAGCCAAGAACATGGTGCAACAAGCAGAGGAATtagacgacgacgaggacgagttAGGCGAGGAGCTGGagacggaggaggagaagcagaTGCTAGATCAAGATCACATGGCCATTGACGAGGACGAGACAGCTCTGCACCAAG TGGACGACGACCAAGATCTTGAGCCACCAGCAAAAG CAGGGATTAAGCCGTCGCCATCGTTGGAAGAAGAGAGAGCGGCTAACCCGGGACCAGTGAAGCCGCCTCCAG AGAAGAAATTAGCTTCCGCGATCGATCTCCGAGCAATGAATCCGGAGCCCATGACCCCTCCTCCAG TGGAGAAGAAGCCGACACCAATAATAGTTCACCGCATGACGAACGCAGAGCCGGCAAAACTGTTTCCAG AGAAGAAAGCTTTGCCGTCGACCGGTCGCCGAATTCAGAAGCAAGAGCCTGTTAGCACTCCTCCCG TTGAGGAGGAGTATGAGGAGATTCAGGATAAGCCATCTGCACCCAGCAGAAGCCATGCAAGAATGCAGAATATTG TGGATTTGGTGATGTGGAGAGATGTTTCTAAGTCTGCGCTTGTGTTTGGATTGGGAACTTTCTTGCTGATCTCCTCCTCTTATGCCAAAGACCTGAATTTCAA CACAATCACAGCAGCTTCATATGCAGGCCTAATCTACCTTGGCCTAAGGTTCTTTAGCAAGTCCATACTGAATAG AAGTGAAAATATGGACTGTGATGATGAGAGGTGCTACCTggttggggaggaggaggccatctGGCTGCTGAGGCTGGTGCTGCCGTACATTAATGAGGTGCTCCTGAATCTAAGGTCTCTCTTCTCTGGTGAGCCTGGAACCACCATGAag CTGGCGCTACTGCTGTTTGCACTGGCCCGATGTGGCAACTTTGTCACCCTCTGGACCCTGGCCAAACTGG TGTTCTTTGGGGTCTTCATCATTCCGAAGGTCTGCTCCTCTTACTCCACGCAGCTGGCAAGATATG GCAGATTTTGGCTGGAGAGGTTTAGGGACGCCTGGGAGTCATGCTCCCACAAGAAGGCAGTCGTGGCGGCCGTATTCACCCTCGTCTGGAACGTCTCCTCCACAGTTGTTCGTGTCTGGGCTG TGTTCATGTTGTTGGTGGCGATGAAGTGCTACCAGCAGCGCATGGTGGACTTCGGCTGGAGCAGCACGGTGGAGGGAGCCCAGGAAGCAATGGTCGGCGCACAACGAGAGGAGCCTCCGGCGAAAGCTGGCACGGCCAGTCCCAAGGACGAGACGGAAGGATTCAGAGCTGCAGCGCCACAGCACAGGCGAGCACCGGTCTGCTCGCCAGTCTCCGGCGAGTTCGCGAGGGAGAGACTGAGGGTGAGGGGCGGCATTCAGCCGAGATGA
- the LOC133894727 gene encoding reticulon-like protein B21 isoform X2 has product MQPGSTASGTTTGGRRRVSVQSTRGVGASASGAGSASVWEARRRMDEVKGGVKVFRAGAGDEPADEEGMRVYRRLHRNQSEGGAGGANAAAKKRRNWKASEPVTAIGELRKSRSDAGAAAAVATSGVVARRAMARLTTPEKKVAPAGGEVKEVVVIEVAKAPLEEAKNMVQQAEELDDDEDELGEELETEEEKQMLDQDHMAIDEDETALHQVDDDQDLEPPAKAGIKPSPSLEEERAANPGPVKPPPEKKLASAIDLRAMNPEPMTPPPVEKKPTPIIVHRMTNAEPAKLFPEKKALPSTGRRIQKQEPVSTPPVEEEYEEIQDKPSAPSRSHARMQNIVDLVMWRDVSKSALVFGLGTFLLISSSYAKDLNFNTITAASYAGLIYLGLRFFSKSILNRSENMDCDDERCYLVGEEEAIWLLRLVLPYINEVLLNLRSLFSGEPGTTMKLALLLFALARCGNFVTLWTLAKLVFFGVFIIPKVCSSYSTQLARYGILQTKQEELNMIWRA; this is encoded by the exons ATGCAGCCGGGGAGCACGGCCAGTGGTACTACTACCGGTGGACGGAGGCGTGTGTCGGTGCAGTCCACGAGGGGTGTCGGCGCGTCGGCATCGGGGGCGGGGTCGGCGTCGGTGTGGGAGGCGCGGAGGAGGATGGACGAGGTCAAGGGCGGCGTCAAGGTCTTCAGAGCCGGCGCTGGCGACGAGCCGGCCGACGAGGAAGGGATGCGGGTGTACCGCCGCCTGCACCGCAACCAGAgcgagggcggcgccggcggtgcCAACGCGGCggcgaagaagaggaggaattGGAAAGCGTCCGAGCCGGTCACCGCGATCGGGGAGCTGCGCAAATCGAGGTCCGACGCCGGGGCGGCGGCTGCTGTGGCGACCTCCGGGGTGGTCGCGAGGCGGGCCATGGCGAGGCTCACCACGCCGGAGAAGAAGGTAGCGCCCGCGGGCGGCGAGGTGAAGGAGGTGGTGGTCATCGAGGTGGCGAAGGCCCCATTGGAGGAAGCCAAGAACATGGTGCAACAAGCAGAGGAATtagacgacgacgaggacgagttAGGCGAGGAGCTGGagacggaggaggagaagcagaTGCTAGATCAAGATCACATGGCCATTGACGAGGACGAGACAGCTCTGCACCAAG TGGACGACGACCAAGATCTTGAGCCACCAGCAAAAG CAGGGATTAAGCCGTCGCCATCGTTGGAAGAAGAGAGAGCGGCTAACCCGGGACCAGTGAAGCCGCCTCCAG AGAAGAAATTAGCTTCCGCGATCGATCTCCGAGCAATGAATCCGGAGCCCATGACCCCTCCTCCAG TGGAGAAGAAGCCGACACCAATAATAGTTCACCGCATGACGAACGCAGAGCCGGCAAAACTGTTTCCAG AGAAGAAAGCTTTGCCGTCGACCGGTCGCCGAATTCAGAAGCAAGAGCCTGTTAGCACTCCTCCCG TTGAGGAGGAGTATGAGGAGATTCAGGATAAGCCATCTGCACCCAGCAGAAGCCATGCAAGAATGCAGAATATTG TGGATTTGGTGATGTGGAGAGATGTTTCTAAGTCTGCGCTTGTGTTTGGATTGGGAACTTTCTTGCTGATCTCCTCCTCTTATGCCAAAGACCTGAATTTCAA CACAATCACAGCAGCTTCATATGCAGGCCTAATCTACCTTGGCCTAAGGTTCTTTAGCAAGTCCATACTGAATAG AAGTGAAAATATGGACTGTGATGATGAGAGGTGCTACCTggttggggaggaggaggccatctGGCTGCTGAGGCTGGTGCTGCCGTACATTAATGAGGTGCTCCTGAATCTAAGGTCTCTCTTCTCTGGTGAGCCTGGAACCACCATGAag CTGGCGCTACTGCTGTTTGCACTGGCCCGATGTGGCAACTTTGTCACCCTCTGGACCCTGGCCAAACTGG TGTTCTTTGGGGTCTTCATCATTCCGAAGGTCTGCTCCTCTTACTCCACGCAGCTGGCAAGATATG GAATCCTCCAGACCAAGCAGGAAGAGTTGAACATGATATGGCGCGCTTGA